CCTGCGCCGGATTGTAGGCGTCGAGGAAGGCGCAGGGGCCGTAGTCGATGGTCTCGCCGGATATCGAGGTGTTGTCGGTGTTCATCACGCCGTGGATGAAGCCGACCAGCAGCCAGCGCGCGACCAGTGCGGCCTGGCGCGCGACGACGCCGGCGAGCAGCGCGTGATAGGGCCGGGCGGCATCCCTGAGCTCGGGGTAGTGCCTCGCGATGACATGGTCGGCGAGCGCGCGCACGCCGTCGGTGTCGCCGCGGGCAGCGAAGAACTGGAAGGTGCCGACGCGGATGTGGCTGGAGGCGACCCGGGTCAGCACCGCACCCGGCAGCGCGGTCTCGCGCATCACCGGCTCGCCGGTGACGACGGCAGCGAGCGAGCGGGTGGTCGGGATGCCCAAGGCGAACATCGCCTCGCTGACGATGTATTCGCGCAAGACCGGACCGAGCGCGGCGCGGCCATCGCCGCGGCGCGAGAACGGTGTTGGGCCACTTCCCTTGAGCTGGATGTCGCGGCGGAGGCCGCCCTTGTCGATGACTTCGCCGAGCAGGATGGCGCGGCCGTCGCCGAGCTGGGGAACAAAGTGCCCGAACTGGTGGCCGGCATAGGCCATGGCGATCGGGTCGGCCCCCTCGGGCAGCCGCTTGCCGGCGAGGATTTCGGCGCCCTCAGGTGTTGCCAGCAGGTCCGGATCCAGCCCGAGCTGGACCGCCAGCGGCCGGTTCAGCTTGATCAGCCGGGGGGCGGCCACGGGGGTCGGCGCGACGCGGGCAAAAAAGTTCGCCGGCAGCGCCGAATAGGTGTTCTGGAACGGAAAATGGACGGTCATATCGCAAAGATAGGCCGGCAGGCCGAATAGGCAAACGATTGGCTGCGTCGGTGCCGAAAATCTGCGGTTTGGCCCGAAACGGCCGCGTTCCATTGGTTGCCGCACCCGGCCTCGTCGGGTAAACCCTCCGCAACTTCGGACAGGGCATTTTGGCGCTGTCGCGATTCGACCCTCCGACATCAGTTTTGGAACGAAAATGCATCGCTACCGGTCACACACATGCGGCGCGCTCCGTGAGAGCGATATCGACCAGACGGCCAGGCTGTCAGGCTGGGTCCATCGTGTCCGCGACCACGGCGGCGTGCTGTTCGTCGATTTGCGCGACCATTACGGCATCACCCAGTGCGTGGCCGATCCGGACTCGCCGGCGTTCGCCGAGGTCGAGAAGTTCCGCTCGGAATGGGTGGTGCGGATCGATGGCCGGGTGCGCCGCCGTCCCGAAGGCACCGACAATCCGGAACTGCCGACCGGCACGGTCGAGGTCTACATCAAGGAGATCGAGGTGCTGGGCCCGGCGGCCGAGCTGCCGCTGCCGGTGTTCGGCGAGCAGGAATATCCCGAGGACATCAGGCTGAAGTACCGCTTCCTCGACCTGCGTCGTGACAAGCTGCACCAGAACATCATGACCCGCGGCGCGATCGTCGACTCTATCCGCAGGCGGATGAAGGGGCAGGGCTTCTTCGAATTCCAGACCCCGATCCTGTCGGCGTCCTCGCCGGAAGGCGCGCGCGACTTCCTGGTGCCCTCGCGCATCCATCCCGGCAAGTTCTACGCGCTGCCGCAGGCGCCGCAGCAGTACAAGCAGCTCTTGATGATGTCGGGCTTCGACCGTTACTTCCAGATCGCGCCGTGCTTCCGCGACGAGGACCCGCGCGCCGACCGCCTGCCGGAGTTCTACCAGCTCGACGTCGAGATGAGCTTCGTCACCCAGGACGACGTGTTCGCGGCGCTGGAGCCCGTCATCACCGGCGTGTTCGAGGAATTCGCCAATGGCAAGCCGGTCACGAAAAACTGGCCGCGGATTCCGTTCGCCGAGGCGGTGCGCAAATACGGCTCCGACAAGCCGGACCTGCGCAACCCCATCGTGATGCAGGAGGTCTCCGAGCACTTCCGCGGCTCCGGCTTCAAGGTGTTCGCGCGGATGCTGGAAGACCCGAAGAACCAGGTCTGGGGAATCCCGGGCAAGGGCGGCGGGTCGCGGGCGTTCTGCGACCGCATGAACTCCTGGGCGCAGGGCGAAGGCCAGCCCGGCCTCGGCTACATCATGTGGCGCGAGGGCGGCGAGGGCGCAGGCCCGCTCGCCAACAACATCGGAGCGGAGCGCACCGCTGCGATCCGCGACCAACTCGGCCTGAAGGAAGGCGACGCTGCGTTCTTCGTCGCCGGCGATCCGGAGAAGTTCTGGAAGTTCGCAGGCCTTGCACGCAACAAGCTCGGCGAGGAGCTGAACCTGATCGACAAGGACCGGTTCGAGTTCGCCTGGATCGTCGACTTCCCGATGTACGAGTACGACGAGGAGAACAAGAAGGTCGACTTCTCGCACAACCCGTTCTCGATGCCGCAGGGCGGCCTCGAGGCGCTGCAGTCGCAGGACCCGCTCACGATCAAGGCGTTCCAGTACGACATCGCCTGCAACGGCTACGAGATGGCGTCCGGCGGCATCCGCAACCACAAGCCGGAAGCGATGGTGAAGGCGTTCGAGATCGCGGGCTATGGCGAGCAGGAGGTCATCGACCGGTTCGGCGGCATGTACCGCGCGTTCCAGTACGGCGCCCCGCCGCATGGCGGCATGGCAGCCGGCATCGAGCGCATCACGATGCTGCTCTGCGGCACCAACAATCTGCGCGAGATCTCGTTGTTCCCGATGAATCAGCAGTACGTCGACCTGCTGATGGGCGCGCCGTCTGAGGCGACGCCGAAGCAGCTGAAGGAGCTGCATATCCGGCCCAACCCGCCGGCTAAGGGGTAGGTGGCCACCTCGCCCCGCAAGCAGTCGCTTGCGGGCCGGACGGTACTTGCGCGATTTCGAAATATTAGAAATATATCTCCGATTTGCCCGACGTGTCAAGCTGGCGGCCGCTATCGACAGCTGGCGGCCGAACACCAGTAGCCGCCGGCTCCTTTGCATGGGGTTGTTTTTCGATATTTGGCTTACAGCCCCGTCGAGGCCTCGATCTTGAATTGCGCCAGCGCCGATTGCGGATCGGTGTTGAGCAGCTGCATCAGTTGAAGCGCCGGCGCCTTCGCGCGCGGGGTCAGCTTGATGACCAGCGTCTGCCCCGGCGTCTCGATGAACTGGCTGATGGCGGTGATGAGGGCTGTCGCATCCGGATTGCCTACGCCGATCGCATCGCCCTGCGCCTGGATGCTGTCGAGGATGGCCTTGCGCGCCTCGTCGCGGCCGACGTTCCGGGTGCGGGCGAACTGGGCGACCGCGAGGTCGATGACGCCGAGGTCGTGGACAACAAGCTCGATCGTGCCGGTCTCGATCTGCGCGGCCGCGCCGAGGGATTCCGCTGCACTGGTCGAGAATGCCTCGCGCGACACGTTGTCGAGCGCCACCCTCGCCGACGCATTGAGCAGGCCCGCCATGTCGAGCTTGACCGGCTCGAGCGCGAACGAGCGTGACGTCTCGGTCCAAGCGGCGCCGAGATCGGCATCGACCGCCATTCTGTCGATCCCGGCGGCGACCAGCGCCTGCTGCTGCGGATCGGCTGCATCCAGCGGTGCAGCCATCTTCGCGACCAACCTCAGCTTGCTGGGGATCGTTCCGACGAACTGGCCCCAGTCAAGGCTGAACACATCGATGTTGACCGGCTTGCCGGTGGCCTTGTAGGGCGAGGTGACACCCTTGATCTCAACGCCCTCGATCAGCGGAAACAGCGCCAGCGCCTGTTCAGGCGACGGTTTCTGCCCGGCGAACTGTGCCGACAGCCGCATGAGGCTCGCGACGTCGAGCGCCTTCAGCGCGAAGCGTCCGACCTTGAAGGGGCCGTTCGGCGCATTGCCGTCAAGTCCCTCGACCGCGAGCTCACCGATCTTGCCGTGTTCGAAGTTGAACCGCATCGAGGACAGCTTGAGCGGGCCCTTCGGCGTCTCGACCGAGAGCCCATGCATCTCGGCATTTCCGATGGCGGCGCCCGAGTAAAGGCTGGCGACCTTCTCCAGCAGTTCACGCGCCTGGGCCGGAGACGGCGGCGGGCTCCCGGGAGGCGGGACCATCGTCAGCAGCGCCGGCAGCTGCATCCGCGACGGGTTGATCCTGACGTCGTCGATGGCGATGCCGTCGAGCCGCATGTTCAGGCCACGCGTGGCTGTGACGGCATCGGGCGTCACGGTGATGACATAGGGACCCGCCGAAACATGCCCCTGAACCCGATAATCCCGGTCGTCGTTGGTCTTGGCCGGATCGAAGATCGCCGCCGTCGCGCCGACGTCGATATCCGTCGCGACGATATTGGCGAGCTCGCCGGTCATCTTGATCGGCTTGCCTGCGGCCGTCTGGTTGATCGTGAACGCCACCTTGCCGGTCTTGCTCGACGCGATCTTTCCGTCCTTCATATTTTCGATGGCAAGGCCGGAGTAATCGAATGTGCCACCGGCACCGTCGCCGACATGGGCGGCGGCACTGAACGCCATCGATCCAGTCAGGCTGGGGGCGGTGACCGATGAGGCGTTGATGCTCGCGAGCTGCGCGAACCCAAACCGGTACAGTTCGAAGATCGACGACGAGGCGGGGAGCTGCGGCAAGCCGGCCGGACCGGAATAGTCCTTCACCGTGATCCGCGGCGCCTTGTAGGTTATGGAGGCGATCGTGGGCGTCGGGCTCGTCACCCCGATCTCGACGTCGCCGAATTCGACGTTGCTGGCGGAGACCCGCGCCGCGTCGGTTTGACCGAGGCCTGCCATCGTGAGGCTGGCGATCTTGACGCTGACCGGAGATTGCGTCCCCGACTCAGTGGTGATGTCCGAAATCGTGAGGGTACGGCTCTTGGTGTCGAAGGCGATCTTGCCATGGCTCGCCTTGGCGCCGGCGGCACGGATCTGCTCGAAGGCAGCCTCGACGTCGCGCGTGACCCGGCGTTGGGCATAGAGGTCGAAACCGAAATAGCCACCGGCCGCGATGACTGCGACGGCGATCAGGCCGAGCAGAATTTTCTTCATTCGGTCAACTCCGGATCATCAAGGGAAAAAAATTGCCAACCGGCGGTCGGAAGGTGCAGCATCGACGGACGGGCCTGCCCGGGCCTGTTGACGGGGATTGTATCCGATGTTGCATCCAAGCGGCTGGACATGCTTCACATCCAGCTCGATTTGCCGGACAACTGACTTTTGCCTGGATTAGCACAGAAACAAGAAATTTGGGCCGGAAACGCGGGGAGCATGCATGTCGTCATCGTCCGAAGAACTCCATAATGCAGCGCTCGCTTACCACCGGCTGCCGCGGCCGGGTAAGCTCGAGATCCAGGCGATCAAGCCGCTGGCCAACCAGCGCGACCTGGCGCTCGCCTATTCGCCCGGCGTCGCCGCCGCCTGCACCGAGATCGCCAACAACCCGGCCGAGGCGGCGACGCTGACCGCCCGCGCCAATCTCGTGGCGGTGGTCTCGAACGGCACTGCGGTGCTCGGCCTCGGCAATATCGGCCCGCTGGCCTCCAAGCCCGTCATGGAAGGCAAGGCGGTGCTGTTCAAGAAATTCGCTGGCATCGACGTGTTCGACATCGAGATCAAGGCCGACACGATCGAGCGCGTGGTCGAGACCGTCGCCGCGCTGGAGCCGACCTTCGGCGGCATCAATCTGGAGGATATCCGCGGGCCGGAGTGCTTCGAGATCGAGACCCAACTCAAGGAGCGCATGAAGATCCCGGTGTTCCACGACGACCAGCATGGCACCGCCATCATCGTCGCCGCCGCGATCGTCAACGGCCTACTGCTGAACGGCAAGCAATTGAGCGATGTGAAGATCGTCTGCTCCGGCGCCGGCGCTGCCGCGATCGCGACCCTCAACCTGCTGGTCTCGATGGGAGCACAGCGCAAGAACATCTGGGTCTGCGACATCGACGGCGTGGTCTATGACGGCCGCAACACCACGATGGATCGCTGGAAGGCGGTCTATACCCAGAAGACCGACGCACGCGTGCTGGCCGATGTCATTCCGGGCGCGGACATCTTCATCGGGCTGTCGGCGCCGGGCGTGCTGAAGCCCGAGATGGTCAAGCAGATGGGGGACAAGCCGCTGGTGATGGCGCTTGCCAATCCGGTGCCGGAAATCATGCCGGAAGAGGCGCGCGCGGCGCGTCCTGACGCGATGATCTGCACCGGCCGTTCGGACTATCCGAACCAGGTCAACAACGTGCTGTGCTTCCCTTTCATCTTCCGCGGCGCGCTCGACGTCGGCGCCACCGCGATCAACGAGGCGATGAAGCATGCCGCGGTGGATGCGATCGCGCAGCTCGCGCGCGATCCGCCGTCGGATGCGGTGGC
The window above is part of the Bradyrhizobium sp. PSBB068 genome. Proteins encoded here:
- a CDS encoding YdiU family protein codes for the protein MTVHFPFQNTYSALPANFFARVAPTPVAAPRLIKLNRPLAVQLGLDPDLLATPEGAEILAGKRLPEGADPIAMAYAGHQFGHFVPQLGDGRAILLGEVIDKGGLRRDIQLKGSGPTPFSRRGDGRAALGPVLREYIVSEAMFALGIPTTRSLAAVVTGEPVMRETALPGAVLTRVASSHIRVGTFQFFAARGDTDGVRALADHVIARHYPELRDAARPYHALLAGVVARQAALVARWLLVGFIHGVMNTDNTSISGETIDYGPCAFLDAYNPAQVFSSIDEMGRYAYANQPRIALWNLTRLAECLLPLFDSEQEKAIEQAQTILGEFPEKFTAAYQAGLRAKVGLFTAQDGDEALIQDLLDAMAKNAADFTLTFRHLGNAAADDAADVRAQFTDPAAFDEWANRWRARLALEPQSAAERKAAMAAVNPAFIPRNHRIEAVIAAAVNADDYAPFEELLTVLAKPYEDQTQFAAYADPPLPEQMVTQTFCGT
- the aspS gene encoding aspartate--tRNA ligase; translation: MHRYRSHTCGALRESDIDQTARLSGWVHRVRDHGGVLFVDLRDHYGITQCVADPDSPAFAEVEKFRSEWVVRIDGRVRRRPEGTDNPELPTGTVEVYIKEIEVLGPAAELPLPVFGEQEYPEDIRLKYRFLDLRRDKLHQNIMTRGAIVDSIRRRMKGQGFFEFQTPILSASSPEGARDFLVPSRIHPGKFYALPQAPQQYKQLLMMSGFDRYFQIAPCFRDEDPRADRLPEFYQLDVEMSFVTQDDVFAALEPVITGVFEEFANGKPVTKNWPRIPFAEAVRKYGSDKPDLRNPIVMQEVSEHFRGSGFKVFARMLEDPKNQVWGIPGKGGGSRAFCDRMNSWAQGEGQPGLGYIMWREGGEGAGPLANNIGAERTAAIRDQLGLKEGDAAFFVAGDPEKFWKFAGLARNKLGEELNLIDKDRFEFAWIVDFPMYEYDEENKKVDFSHNPFSMPQGGLEALQSQDPLTIKAFQYDIACNGYEMASGGIRNHKPEAMVKAFEIAGYGEQEVIDRFGGMYRAFQYGAPPHGGMAAGIERITMLLCGTNNLREISLFPMNQQYVDLLMGAPSEATPKQLKELHIRPNPPAKG